Proteins co-encoded in one Malus domestica chromosome 09, GDT2T_hap1 genomic window:
- the LOC103453564 gene encoding protein ROOT HAIR DEFECTIVE 3 produces MAKSEECCSTQLLDGDGTFNVTGIDQFIKEAKLAECGLSYAVVSIMGPQSSGKSTLLNHLFATNFREMDAFRGRSQTTKGIWVAKCAGIEPCTLVMDLEGTDGRERGEDDTAFEKQSALFALAVSDIVLINMWCHDIGREQAANKPLLKTVFQVMMRLFSPRKTTLMFVIRDKTRTPLENLEPVLREDIQKIWDSVPKPEAHKETPLSEFFNVEVVALSSYEEKEEQFKEQVASLRQRFYHSIAPGGLAGDRRGVVPASGFSFSAQQIWKVIKENKDLDLPAHKVMVATVRCEEIANEKYAAFAGNEEWSELDEAVQSGPISGFGKKLNSILDTCLSEYDAEAIYFDEGVRTGKRQQLEEKLLQLVQPAFQALLGHIRSGTLDKFKEAFDKALKGGEGFSAAAHNCSQSFMAWFDEGCADAVITLANWDTSKVRDKLKRDIEAHIASVRAAKLSELTALYESKLKDALSAPVEALLDGANSETWPSIRKLFRRETESAVSGLSSALSGFDMDEEAKGQILANLEAYARGVVEAKTKEEAGRVLIRMKDRFATLFSHDSDSMPRVWTGKEDIRAITKTARSASLKLLSVMAAIRLDDEGADNIENTLSLALVDSTNAAVKDRSITIADPLASSTWQEISASKTLITPVQCKSLWRQFKAETEYSVSQAISAQEANKRNNNWLPPPWAIVALIVLGFNEFMTLLRNPFYLCVIFVGFLLVKALWVQLDVAGEFRNGALPGLLSLSTKVVPTIMNMMKRLAEEGAKPAANDPPRNPAPASTGYGKEGNSSSEISSSGSSGVTESEYSSSSKHD; encoded by the exons ATGG CAAAAAGTGAGGAGTGCTGCTCTACTCAGCTTCTTGACGGGGATGGTACATTCAATGTCACTGGAATTGATCAGTTTATTAAGGAGGCAAAATTGGCTGAATGTGGACTTTCTTATGCTGTTGTCTCCATTATGGGACCACAAAGTAGTG GAAAGAGCACATTGTTAAATCATTTATTTGCTACCAACTTTCGCGAGATGGATGCTTTTAGAGGAAG gtCACAAACAACCAAAGGTATTTGGGTTGCAAAATGTGCCGGCATTGAGCCTTGCACTCTTGTAATGGATTTAGAGGGTACCGATGGAAGAGAACGAGGAGAG gatgATACTGCATTTGAGAAGCAGAGTGCCCTCTTTGCTCTTGCTGTTTCAGATATAGTGCTCATAAACAT GTGGTGCCATGATATAGGCCGTGAGCAAGCTGCAAACAAGCCTCTCCTGAAGACTGTGTTCCAA GTGATGATGCGATTATTTAGTCCGCGTAAAACAACCCTGATGTTTGTCATCCGTGATAAGACAAGG ACGCCGTTGGAAAATTTAGAACCAGTGCTTAGAGAAGACATTCAGAAG ATATGGGACTCTGTTCCTAAGCCTGAAGCCCACAAGGAAACTCCACTAAGTGAATTTTTTAAT GTTGAGGTTGTTGCTCTTTCAAGttatgaagaaaaggaagagcaATTTAAGGAGCAG GTTGCTAGCTTGAGGCAGAGATTTTATCATTCTATTGCACCTGGTGGTCTTGCTGGAGACCGACGGGGAGTAGTTCCGGCTTCAGGGTTTTCGTTTAGTGCACAGCAGATATGGAAAGTcatcaaagaaaacaaagatcttgatcttcctgcccacaAG GTCATGGTGGCTACTGTACGTTGTGAAGAAATTGCAAATGAGAAGTATGCTGCTTTTGCAGGAAATGAG GAGTGGAGTGAGTTGGATGAGGCTGTTCAGTCCGGTCCTATTTCTGGCTTTGGGAAGAAGCTCAATTCAATCCTTGATACTTGTCTATCAGA GTATGATGCAGAGGCTATATATTTTGATGAGGGTGTCAGAACTGGGAAGCGCCAGCAGCTCGAAGAAAAATTGCTGCAA CTTGTCCAACCTGCGTTCCAAGCTTTGCTGGGACATATAAGATCTGGTACTCTGGATAAGTTCAAGGAAGCATTTGATAAGGCTTTGAAAGGTGGGGAGGGATTTTCAGCGGCTGCTCATAATTGCTCTCAGTCCTTTATGGCTTGGTTTGATGAAGGATGTGCAG ATGCTGTTATCACACTAGCAAACTGGGACACATCAAAAGTAAGGGATAAACTTAAACGAGATATAGAAGCCCATATTGCTTCAGTTCGTGCTGCTAAGCTATCTGAACTTACTGCACTTTATGAG TCAAAATTGAAGGATGCATTATCGGCACCAGTAGAGGCTCTTCTAGATGGAGCTAATAGTGAGACCTGGCCTTCAATAAGAAAACTTTTCCGGCGTGAGACAGAATCAGCTGTCTCCGGGCTCTCTAGTGCACTTTCTGGTTTTGATATGGATGAAGAAGCTAAGGGCCAAATACTTGCAAATCTGGAGGCATATGCAAGAGGTGTGGTAGAAGCTAAAACAAAGGAAGAGGCTGGAAGGGTTTTGATTCGTATGAAGGACAG GTTTGCAACGTTATTTAGCCATGATTCTGATTCAATGCCACGTGTCTGGACCGGGAAGGAAGATATTAGAGCAATTACCAAAACTGCTCGTTCTGCA TCCTTAAAATTGCTTTCTGTTATGGCCGCAATCCGTTTGGATGATGAGGGCGCTGATAATATTGAGAATACTTTGTCCCTTGCCTTGGTGGATTCCACAAATGCTGCTGTTAAAGATAGGAGTATCACGATCGCTGACCCACTGGCTTCAAGCACTTGGCAAGAG ATTTCCGCATCAAAAACATTGATCACACCTGTCCAGTGCAAATCTTTGTGGCGGCAATTCAAGGCAGAGACTGAGTACAGTGTTTCTCAGGCTATTTCTGCACAG GAAGCTAACAAGCGTAATAACAACTGGTTGCCACCTCCGTGGGCTATTGTTGCCTTGATTGTGCtgggattcaatgaatttatgaCACTTTTAAG AAATCCTTTCTATCTGTGCGTCATCTTTGTGGGCTTTTTACTCGTTAAAGCCCTATGGGTGCAGCTAGACGTCGCGGGTGAATTCCGCAATGGTGCT CTTCCCGGGCTTCTATCCTTGTCGACCAAGGTGGTACCAACTATCATGAACATGATGAAAAGACTAGCAGAAGAAGGGGCAAAGCCTGCAGCTAATGATCCTCCGAGGAACCCTGCACCAGCATCAACAGGCTATGGGAAAGAAGGGAATTCTAGCAGTGAAATTTCATCAAGTGGCTCATCAGGAGTGACAGAATCTGAATACTCCAGCTCCTCAAAACACGACTAG